A portion of the Candidatus Neomarinimicrobiota bacterium genome contains these proteins:
- a CDS encoding NAD(P)H-binding protein — protein MKVCVVGASGKLGRYMVQHCLDLGYEVVGVCREKSVGKLDDYRDKMTILPGATNDRELIKQAVNGCDGVLTVLVPWGVQQYASGTAQAVLDFAQPNARLIFSCGWHITRDNQDIYSRLLKIQVVIGRWIGKITRMLELDDQVEACDRIFKSDTKWTVVRGSDLEEGESQGFPVWSHHIGDPILESNMTRRIDFALFMVDALVKDDLIQEAPAIVGCQTPSALAHSS, from the coding sequence ATGAAAGTCTGTGTCGTGGGGGCATCAGGAAAACTGGGAAGATATATGGTTCAGCATTGTCTGGATCTGGGTTACGAAGTGGTTGGCGTGTGCCGGGAAAAAAGTGTGGGCAAGCTGGATGACTATAGAGATAAGATGACCATTCTCCCTGGAGCTACCAATGATAGAGAACTCATTAAACAGGCGGTTAACGGTTGTGATGGCGTCCTCACTGTCCTGGTGCCCTGGGGGGTTCAACAATATGCTTCCGGAACCGCCCAGGCTGTTCTTGATTTTGCCCAACCCAATGCTCGCCTCATCTTCTCCTGCGGATGGCACATTACCCGTGATAATCAAGATATCTATTCGCGTCTGCTCAAGATTCAGGTTGTCATTGGTCGTTGGATTGGAAAGATAACCAGAATGCTGGAGTTGGATGACCAGGTCGAAGCCTGCGACCGCATCTTCAAAAGCGACACAAAGTGGACCGTGGTACGAGGCAGTGATCTGGAAGAAGGTGAAAGCCAGGGCTTTCCCGTCTGGAGCCATCATATTGGTGATCCCATCCTGGAGAGCAACATGACCCGGCGCATCGATTTCGCCTTATTCATGGTGGATGCCCTGGTTAAGGACGATTTGATTCAGGAAGCGCCTGCAATAGTGG